The window GAAATAAACCTTTACGTCATCAGAAGCTTGTACCGACTTCAACATGTCGAGCTTCCCTTTGCTTTCCAGGTTTTCTTCCAACATGTAGTTCGGTGAAAAATGGTCTTCAATTTCGTTTTTACCACTTCCCGTAACAATCACAATGTCGGTAATTCCCGAAGCCTTCGCTTCTTCCACTATGTATTGAATCGTTGGAGTGTCAATCACCGGCAACATTTCCTTTGGAACTGCTTTGGTTTCCGGCAGGAACCGGGTTCCTAATCCAGCCGCGGGAATAATCGCTTTTGTAACTTTTTTCATGTGCTTTAATCCACCTTTGATTGTAATAACATTATCGTTTAACCCAATAATGTTTTATTTTTAAGCAAGAAATTTATCTTTAGCATATCAATTCTAACACTTTTTGTAAATATCTTTTCCAACACAGTAATGTCGATAAATCCCTACGGCTGAGTATTAAACCACCGTTCGGCAAAGGCCTGGGTCCGTTGCTGATAGGCTTCTGGATCCGTAGAACGAGCTTGGGCATGCCCCGCTCCCTTCACAATCCAGATTTGCTTATTCTTGCCTCCGTTGTTTTTGTAGTTCTGGTAGGCAAACTTGGTCGGGACAAACTGATCGGCATCCCCGTGGATGATGAACAACGGAATCTGATTATTGCGCAGGGTTTGCTTGGTATTGGCCTGCTGGAAATTGTACTTCGCTAAGATTTTCGAGTAAATGCTGGCCAACGGTAGAATTGGAAACGACGGTAAATTAAACATCGTCTTGAGTTCGTAAGCCAACTCAGCGTTAATGCTGGAGTATCCACAGTCGGCAATCGCAAACCTCACGTTTTTCGGTGCAAGCGGAAGCGTATACATCACTTCAGCGGCCCCCATGCTGACCCCAAACATTCCAATTTCTGCGTGGGGATTGTATTCGTTTAACTGCTTCATCCAGTTGGCCAGGTCAATCCGATCTAGCCAGCCATAACCCACATAATGACCTTGACTATCCCCAAATGCACGGTTATCGGGCGCTAAAACGTTGTAACCATCGTTATGAAACATTTTGATGTATGAACTCATTTTCCGCGCGGAACTTCCATAACCATGCACCACCACGACCGTTTTGTCGGTAGGTTGCGCCGCAGCAAAATAATGGGCTTTTAAAAGTAACCCATCCTTGGTTTTTTGAGTCCAAGTTTGGGATGGCGTTTCATCGTAAAATTCAGTGTTAACGTTCCCCCCCTGCTGGGAAGCAAAGCCACCCTTTTGAAAGGCAAAGTTAAAAAGATAATAAATTGCGAAGCCACTGGCAACTACTACAATAATCAGAAGTACTACTAGTACGCGAGGCCACACCCGTTTTTGTTTTACTTTATCCATTTCTAACCATCTTTCTTTTTATTCAGACTTAAGTTGTTTAATCAATTTGAGGTAATTAACTACCAAATTTTTATCATTACTCGTTAGCTTGAAATGATGGAAAATTGTGACCATCATCCGCATTCTATTGTTCCTTATTTTACCACATCTCGAACTAGCGCCGGAAAATGATACAATAATGAATGTTTTAAACAATCATGGAGGAGATGGAAGTTGTGGCCAAACCGCACTGGCTAGCATTAGCAAACTTAAAATTCGTGGGAATTAGCGCTGTTATTGGAATCACAACGGGGGGCGTCATCTCTGTGTTTCGCGTTCTGATTGAGCACGGGCTCCAGTTCAGTACACACTTGTACCAAACCATTCCCCATCATTGGCAAAATCTCTGGATTGCCATTCCTCTGGCCCTCTTGTTGGCCATCGTGGTCGGCTTGCTGGTTAAATCCGAACCGAGCATCCGTGGTTCTGGAATTCCGCAGGTAGAAGCGCAGCTAGCCGGGAACCTCGAAATGAACTGGATCCAGGTCCTCTGGAAGAAATTCGTAGCGGGCGTGCTCACCAACTCTACCGGAGTTTTCATGGGACGTGAAGGACCATCCATTCAACTTGGAGGTGCCGTGGGTCAAGGAATTGCCGCTGGCTTAAAACAACAAGGCGGAACCAGACGGCTTTCGATTGCCACTGGAGCTGCTGCAGGACTTTCTGCTACGTTTAGCGCGCCGTTAGCCGGCACCTTCTTCGTCCTTGAAGGCGTCTATCGGAACTTTCAACCCACTATCTGGCTCTCCTGCCTGACTGGGGCACTGTGTTCTAACTTTGTTTCAGAAAACGTATTTGGATTAGCTCCCGTTCTTCCAATTACCTATCAAAAATTACTCCAACCGGTAATGTACTGGCAGTTACTGCCGCTCGGTTTAGCCTTGGGAATTCTGGGTCACTTCTATAACTTAGGTTTGCTCAATTTCCCAGCGTGGTATTCCAAAATCAAGTTGATTCCGAGTTGGCTTTACTGTGCAATTCCCCTGCTCCTCATCATTCCAATTGGCATGTACTTTCCTGCTACCACCGGTGGGGGAAGTAAAATCATCATGCTCCTGGCCACCCACCACTATGCCGTGATGCTGATTTTAGCTTGGTTAACGTTGCGGTTTAGCTTTGGACTAGTATCATATGGCGCCGGCTTACCAGGTGGTTTCTTCATGCCCATCCTAACCATTGGGGCTTTAATTGGAGCTGGCTACGGTACCATCATGCACCAACTGGGCTTTTTACCCGCCAACTTAATGAACAATCTGATTATCTTTGGCATGGCCGGTTGTTTGACTGCCGTCTGCAAGGCTCCGTTCACTTCCATCATTCTAATCACCGAATTAGTGGGTAGTACCAGAAACTTCATGTCATTAACCATTGTAGTTTTAATTGCCTACCTTACCGCTGATTTAATGGGAACTCAACCCATCTATCAGGTACTCTCGGAGCGGCTGACAAGTGTTAAACGTTACCTCGATTCACTGGAAGCCACCGACCAACTCCAGGTGCCGGTCTTTGGTTTTAGCGAGGTCGCCAACCAGCAGGTCCAAGACGTTAAGTGGCCGGAAAATACCATTCTGATTACGATTAAACGGGGTAACCTTACGATTCTGCCGCACGGTTCAACCGTGATTAAACCTGGGGATACGCTAATTTTCCTGGTCCACAAGGACTCTGTAGGTTATCTGTACAAGGAACTACGACAGATGGCAACAAATCAAACGGATGATTTAGGATAAGATGAACAGCTTTAACAATCCGCTAGATTTAGCTAAGTTAATTCTTAAAATTGGACGCCAACTTTGTCAAAATACCGTTTTTGTTCAAGTTACAGTCAAAAATGATGAGGTAACTTGAACAAAACAGCCAATTTGTTGAAGTTGTAATAATTATAAATAACATTTCAATCCTAAATTAAGCACTTTCATAAATATGCAAATTAATTTTCACATTGAAAAAGAGGCTAGCTACCGATTTCCGGTAATTAGCCTCTTTAAGTAAACCTGATTATTCAATTACAATAATATTTTTCGCGTTTAGCTTAAAGGCTTCCTTCTTTTGACTCTTCATACTACGTTCCTGGAAGTTTACTTCCACTATGTTTCCACTACTGCGTAGTTCCGCTGCCTTGGCTAACGCTCCGTCTAGAATGCGATTAACTTCTGCGGATTCTTTGTCCTTGGTATCAGTACAAATGAAGTAGTCCACCGCATGTTCGTTTTCATCGGCTTGAACCACCGTGGCTAGTCGCTCTTCTCCAAACGCAAAGCCCACGCCACCCATTTCGGGACCACCAAATTCCTGCACCATGTTATTATAACGACCACCGGCACAAATGGTGGTATATTCATCCCCAAAGGCGGGTGCTTTCGCTTGGATTTCAAACACCGTATCGGTGTAGTAATCGAGCCCCCGCACTAGCCGATCATCAACCGTGTAGCCAACGTGTAAAATGTCCAATGCCCGTTTGACTGCCGCAAAGTATTGTTGCGAACGTTCGTTTAAGCTGTCTTCCAATTTCGGGGCCCCCGCCACAATTTCTTGATCATGCCGGTCTTTACTATCAAGGATTCGGAGTGGGTTTTGGTCCAACCGCCG of the Fructilactobacillus cliffordii genome contains:
- a CDS encoding alpha/beta hydrolase gives rise to the protein MDKVKQKRVWPRVLVVLLIIVVVASGFAIYYLFNFAFQKGGFASQQGGNVNTEFYDETPSQTWTQKTKDGLLLKAHYFAAAQPTDKTVVVVHGYGSSARKMSSYIKMFHNDGYNVLAPDNRAFGDSQGHYVGYGWLDRIDLANWMKQLNEYNPHAEIGMFGVSMGAAEVMYTLPLAPKNVRFAIADCGYSSINAELAYELKTMFNLPSFPILPLASIYSKILAKYNFQQANTKQTLRNNQIPLFIIHGDADQFVPTKFAYQNYKNNGGKNKQIWIVKGAGHAQARSTDPEAYQQRTQAFAERWFNTQP
- a CDS encoding ClC family H(+)/Cl(-) exchange transporter, whose protein sequence is MAKPHWLALANLKFVGISAVIGITTGGVISVFRVLIEHGLQFSTHLYQTIPHHWQNLWIAIPLALLLAIVVGLLVKSEPSIRGSGIPQVEAQLAGNLEMNWIQVLWKKFVAGVLTNSTGVFMGREGPSIQLGGAVGQGIAAGLKQQGGTRRLSIATGAAAGLSATFSAPLAGTFFVLEGVYRNFQPTIWLSCLTGALCSNFVSENVFGLAPVLPITYQKLLQPVMYWQLLPLGLALGILGHFYNLGLLNFPAWYSKIKLIPSWLYCAIPLLLIIPIGMYFPATTGGGSKIIMLLATHHYAVMLILAWLTLRFSFGLVSYGAGLPGGFFMPILTIGALIGAGYGTIMHQLGFLPANLMNNLIIFGMAGCLTAVCKAPFTSIILITELVGSTRNFMSLTIVVLIAYLTADLMGTQPIYQVLSERLTSVKRYLDSLEATDQLQVPVFGFSEVANQQVQDVKWPENTILITIKRGNLTILPHGSTVIKPGDTLIFLVHKDSVGYLYKELRQMATNQTDDLG